DNA from Metabacillus flavus:
TGTATTATATCCAAAAATTCGCAGCGAAAGCGGGCTTGCTGGGTGCTGCTTTAGGATTGATGCTTGGCGGAGCCATCGGGAATTTTATTGACCGTGTTCTTCACCAGGAGGTTGTTGATTTTGTTCAAACCTTTATCTTCTCGTACAATTTCCCAATTTTCAATATTGCAGACTCTTCGCTTTGCATAGGGGTCGCACTGCTGTTTATTCAAATGGTGATTGACAGTAAAAATGAGAAAAAAGAGGGGCAAATCTTGTAATGGACATCCATGAATATACGATCGTAACTGAACATGCCGGTGACAGGCTGGATAAAACTCTGTCAGCTTTAAATCAGGATTGGTCCCGTACTCAGATTCAGTCGCTTATGAAGAGCGGACTGGTTCTTGTTAATGGCAATGCTGTAAAAACAAATTATAAAGGCGTGGAAGGCGATCTTGTAACGGTTGAAATTCCTGAGCCTGAAGAATTAAATATCCAGGCTGAAGAAATGGATTTGGAAATTTTTTATGAAGACAGTGATGTGCTTGTTGTGAATAAACCGAAGGGCATGGTTGTTCACCCCGCACCGGGTCATCTGACCGGAACACTGGTTAATGGCTTAATGGCGCATTGTAAAGATTTGTCAGGTATTAACGGGGTGCTAAGACCGGGAATCGTCCATCGAATCGACAAGGATACGTCCGGACTGCTCATGGTTGCCAAAAATGACCTGGCACATGAATCCCTTGTCACCCAGCTGGTTGAAAAAACCGTAACAAGAAGGTATAAAGCGCTCGTTCATGGAAACATTTCCCATGATCAAGGGACAGTAGATGCCCCGATCGGCCGTGATAAACAAGAACGCCAAAGTATGACGGTAACGCGTGAAAACAGCCGCGATGCGGTTACTCACTTTAAAGTACTGGAACGATTCAAAGATTTCACTTTTATCGAGTGCCAGCTTGAAAC
Protein-coding regions in this window:
- the lspA gene encoding signal peptidase II; protein product: MRLVSYILAIAVICLDQLTKWLVVQNLEIGDSIPVIENFFYITSHRNEGAAWGILQGQMWFFYIVTLVVIVAIVYYIQKFAAKAGLLGAALGLMLGGAIGNFIDRVLHQEVVDFVQTFIFSYNFPIFNIADSSLCIGVALLFIQMVIDSKNEKKEGQIL
- a CDS encoding RluA family pseudouridine synthase produces the protein MDIHEYTIVTEHAGDRLDKTLSALNQDWSRTQIQSLMKSGLVLVNGNAVKTNYKGVEGDLVTVEIPEPEELNIQAEEMDLEIFYEDSDVLVVNKPKGMVVHPAPGHLTGTLVNGLMAHCKDLSGINGVLRPGIVHRIDKDTSGLLMVAKNDLAHESLVTQLVEKTVTRRYKALVHGNISHDQGTVDAPIGRDKQERQSMTVTRENSRDAVTHFKVLERFKDFTFIECQLETGRTHQIRVHMKYIGYPLAGDPKYGPRKTLSIGGQALHAGILGFVHPRSGEYMEFEAPLPGYFSQLLTQIDK